Within the Streptomyces sp. NBC_00353 genome, the region CGAAGTTCCGTGCATCAGTGGGGGAGTGGGGAAGAAGGTGATGCCCTCGCCGCCCGCGGCGACCCGCTCGGCCAGCTCCTGCGGGGTTTTCACCGGGTCGCCGGTCGGCGCGCCGCCGCCGAGACCGGAGAAGAAGAGGTCCTCCTGGCGCCACATCACGCCCTTGGGCATGCCCGTGGTGCCACCGGTGTAGATGATGAACTGGTCGTCGGCCGATCGGGGCGCGAAGCCGCGCCCGGAATCGCCGGCCGCCTCGGCGTCGGCGAACGCCACGGCATCCGGACCCGGGGCGCCCGCCGCCGGCGCACCGACTCGTACGAGATGGCGGAGCCCGGGCGCTTTCGGCGCGGCGGCCGCGACCCGCTCGTCGAACTCGGCGTCGAAGACCAGGGCCGCCAGATCCGCGTCCCGGTAGAGATAGACCAACTCGTCTTCCACATACCGATAGTTGACGTTGACCGGGACGATGCGTGCCTTGAGACAGGCCAGTACGGTCTGGAGGTACTCGATGCCGTTGTAGAGGTGGAGCCCGAGGTGCTCGCCGGGAGCCAGACCTGCGTCGATCAGATGGTGGGCGATCCGGTTGGCGGCGCCGTCCAGCTCCGCGTAGGTGAGCCGCCGCTCGGCACCCGTACCGGGATGGTCGAGATACACGAGCGCCTCGCGATCCGGGACCGCGTCGACGACCGACTCGAACAGGTCGGCAAGGTTGTACTCCACCGTTCCTCCTGACCCCGGATGCTGAGTGGTCCGGCGGTCATTAGAGCGCCGACCGGCACAACTGGGAAGAGGCGCCGCCGAAGAAATCTGACTGACTGTCAGAAAACTATTGAACTGGGCTCCCACCTACTGCAACCTGTTCTAGATCTGGAGACGGGAGGCAGGCAATGGGTGGTACGGAACACCTCACCGTGCAGCGCGAAGGCGCCACACTGGTGCTCACCCTGAACAGGCCGGAGGCGAAGAACGCGCTCTCGCTGCCGATGCTGGTCGGGCTGTACGACGGCTGGCTGGCCGCGGACGAGGACGACGGAATCCGCTCCGTCGTCCTCACCGGCGCAGGGGGTTCCTTCTGCGCGGGCATGGACCTCAAGGCCCTCGCGGGCAAAGGGATGGAGGGAGAGCAGTACCGGGACCGGATGACGGCCGACCCCGATCTGCATTGGAAGGCGATGCTGCGCCATCACCGCCCCCGCAAGCCGGTCATCGCCGCCGTCGAGGGGTACTGCGTGGCGGGCGGAACCGAGATCCTGCAGGGCACCGATATCCGTATCGCCGGTGCGAGCGCCACCTTCGGGCTCTTCGAGGTCAAGCGGGGACTGTTCCCCATCGGCGGCTCGACGGTACGGCTGCCGCGCCAGATCGCCCGCACCCATGCCCTCGAAATGCTCCTCACCGGACGCCCGTACAGCGCCGACGAAGCGGCCCGCATCGGGCTGATCGGCAGAGTCGTCCCCGACGGCACCGCACTGGAACAGGCCCTCGACGTCGCCGAGCGGATCAATGCCTGCGGCCCGCTGGCCGTCGAGGCCGTCAAGGCCTCCGTGTACGAGACCGCCGAAATGACCGAGACCGAGGGGCTC harbors:
- a CDS encoding crotonase/enoyl-CoA hydratase family protein, which encodes MGGTEHLTVQREGATLVLTLNRPEAKNALSLPMLVGLYDGWLAADEDDGIRSVVLTGAGGSFCAGMDLKALAGKGMEGEQYRDRMTADPDLHWKAMLRHHRPRKPVIAAVEGYCVAGGTEILQGTDIRIAGASATFGLFEVKRGLFPIGGSTVRLPRQIARTHALEMLLTGRPYSADEAARIGLIGRVVPDGTALEQALDVAERINACGPLAVEAVKASVYETAEMTETEGLAAELKRGWPVFETADAKEGARAFAEKRPPVYRRA